A portion of the Flavobacteriales bacterium genome contains these proteins:
- a CDS encoding 4-hydroxy-tetrahydrodipicolinate synthase produces MSHKFKGVGVALVTPFTSDGNIDFTSLTKLVELQLDGGTDFLVVQGTTGESPVLSQKEKMEVLHHVMEVNNKKLPVVYGLGGNHTADICSKLGTLPQGVDGLLSVSPYYNKPLQRGIVAHYKELAAHTDLPIILYNVPGRTSSNVSAETTLELAEVDNIVAMKEASGDFDQIMQIVKYKPDNFTVLSGDDAITLPLISVGVEGVISVVANALPERFSNMVHSGISGDFATANQEHYDLLEITKLMFAEGNPGGVKESLVYRNICSNHMRMPLVPVSDDLRSKINDQMKVLMG; encoded by the coding sequence ATGAGTCATAAATTTAAAGGCGTAGGAGTGGCCCTAGTTACCCCATTTACCTCAGATGGAAATATAGATTTTACCTCCTTAACAAAGCTCGTGGAACTACAGCTTGATGGAGGTACAGATTTTCTTGTTGTTCAGGGAACTACTGGTGAATCCCCTGTGCTTAGCCAAAAGGAAAAAATGGAAGTTTTACACCATGTGATGGAGGTAAATAATAAAAAGCTTCCTGTGGTCTATGGACTTGGCGGAAACCATACTGCGGATATTTGCAGTAAGCTCGGAACTCTCCCACAAGGAGTAGATGGGCTCTTATCTGTTTCACCCTATTACAATAAGCCTTTACAAAGAGGAATCGTAGCTCATTATAAAGAACTTGCAGCGCATACTGATTTGCCAATCATCCTGTATAATGTACCGGGAAGAACAAGCTCAAATGTCAGTGCTGAAACTACGCTTGAGCTGGCTGAAGTCGACAATATTGTAGCCATGAAAGAGGCTTCTGGAGACTTTGACCAGATCATGCAGATTGTTAAGTACAAACCTGATAATTTCACCGTGCTTTCTGGTGACGATGCCATAACATTGCCTTTAATATCCGTAGGGGTTGAGGGCGTAATATCCGTAGTGGCTAACGCGCTTCCGGAGCGATTTAGCAATATGGTACATTCTGGAATTTCAGGTGACTTTGCTACAGCGAATCAGGAGCATTATGACCTATTGGAAATTACCAAATTGATGTTTGCAGAGGGTAATCCAGGAGGTGTCAAGGAATCTTTGGTGTATCGAAATATTTGTAGCAATCACATGCGAATGCCTTTAGTGCCTGTTTCAGATGACTTGCGTTCAAAAATAAATGATCAAATGAAAGTACTTATGGGATGA